From a region of the Leptospira kmetyi serovar Malaysia str. Bejo-Iso9 genome:
- a CDS encoding bactofilin family protein codes for MAIGKENNNSVIGPGSIFEGKFYIAGSLRIDGKFEGEIKTDDTLYIGETGKVRTNISAREVTVSGTMIGNIKAENEVRLEETGRLLGDIIAPALHLAKGVVAKGNITITGGQKKDVKKIVEESFGGTRTLDNGKDE; via the coding sequence ATGGCCATCGGCAAGGAAAATAATAACAGCGTAATCGGTCCCGGGTCCATTTTTGAAGGGAAATTTTATATCGCAGGTTCTCTCCGCATCGACGGAAAATTCGAAGGAGAAATCAAAACGGACGACACACTTTATATCGGTGAAACCGGTAAGGTAAGAACCAATATTTCGGCTCGTGAAGTGACCGTTTCCGGAACCATGATCGGGAATATCAAAGCCGAGAACGAAGTTCGTCTGGAAGAAACCGGGAGACTTTTAGGAGACATCATCGCCCCTGCCCTGCATTTAGCGAAAGGTGTGGTAGCAAAAGGAAACATTACGATCACCGGCGGACAAAAGAAAGACGTTAAGAAAATCGTGGAAGAGTCTTTCGGTGGAACCCGTACTCTGGACAACGGAAAGGACGAATAA
- a CDS encoding peptidoglycan DD-metalloendopeptidase family protein, with protein sequence MIFKKPRQLNAGKELLRTDNFTLIYLGAFHFHYSFYFRGNLYHGNLDFRRKRFRLIPIFASIALFIAFLGFGMNPSNAMMDSSGHEITENDSEDLKAKSGDEKFLEESEKAKLTILMAKELKNPSEKKKQLKVTTYRVKRNETLAEIATRFKVSMESIAGSSNIKIDDTLYPGQILSIPNKSGLLYKMKTGDTVAKVASLYKVNLDEIMLENKLDDLDILRPGQKVFLPGAVIPDPAPKWVIPVASRIVTSNFGFRTFPRRKFHEGLDLKAFYEPIAAARNGKVIYAGWMGGYGNVVVIEHTDDFKTLYAHNSKLFVQRGDYVLAGKKIARSGSTGYSFGPHLHFEVIKNGQPVNPSKYLKGLTFRKGGPTH encoded by the coding sequence ATGATCTTCAAAAAGCCCAGACAACTGAACGCGGGGAAGGAACTCCTAAGAACGGACAACTTCACCCTGATCTATCTGGGCGCTTTCCACTTTCATTATTCTTTTTATTTTAGAGGGAATCTTTACCACGGAAATCTCGATTTCCGCAGAAAAAGATTTCGACTGATTCCCATCTTCGCTTCGATCGCTCTCTTTATCGCATTCTTAGGTTTCGGGATGAACCCGAGCAACGCCATGATGGATTCTTCCGGACACGAGATTACGGAGAACGATTCCGAGGATCTCAAGGCGAAATCCGGAGACGAAAAGTTTTTGGAAGAATCGGAAAAGGCCAAACTTACGATTCTGATGGCCAAGGAACTCAAAAATCCTTCCGAAAAGAAGAAACAACTCAAAGTCACCACGTATCGCGTAAAAAGAAATGAGACGTTAGCCGAAATTGCGACCCGATTCAAGGTTTCCATGGAATCCATCGCGGGTTCCTCGAACATCAAAATCGACGACACTCTTTATCCGGGACAAATATTAAGCATTCCTAATAAATCCGGTCTTCTCTATAAGATGAAAACGGGAGACACGGTCGCCAAGGTCGCGAGTCTTTACAAGGTCAACTTGGACGAGATCATGCTCGAAAACAAACTCGACGATCTCGATATTCTCAGACCGGGACAAAAAGTATTCTTACCGGGCGCGGTGATTCCCGATCCCGCTCCGAAATGGGTAATTCCGGTCGCTTCCCGAATCGTTACTTCCAATTTCGGTTTTAGAACCTTCCCGAGAAGAAAGTTCCACGAAGGTTTGGATCTGAAGGCGTTCTACGAACCGATCGCCGCCGCGAGAAACGGAAAAGTCATCTACGCAGGATGGATGGGCGGTTACGGAAACGTGGTCGTCATAGAACACACGGACGATTTCAAAACTTTATACGCGCACAATTCCAAGTTGTTCGTACAACGAGGCGATTACGTTTTAGCGGGAAAGAAAATCGCAAGATCCGGTTCCACCGGTTATTCTTTCGGTCCTCACCTTCACTTCGAAGTAATTAAGAACGGTCAACCGGTCAATCCTTCCAAATATCTAAAAGGTCTTACATTCCGTAAGGGCGGACCGACTCACTAG